Below is a window of Candidatus Zymogenus saltonus DNA.
AGATGAAAGACCCTATCGCCCTTTTTATAAATATAGGCCTTTTGGGATATGAAACCATCATGTCTTCTCTTCCGATTCTTCTTAAAAAACGCTCCATGGCCCAGTGGGCCCTCTTCGTCGAAAATCCCAGATACGCAAGTGGCCTCTTCTTGATCCCGATAGTATTTATTAAAAACGACGTTTCCGGGAATGTGTGGATACGGGGGTGACCCGCCAGAAGCCCCTGGAGGAGTGTCGTCCCTGACCGGGAACACCCCACAATAAAAATCCTCTTATCTATTTTTTCTATATTTTGCGACATTTCTAACCAATCAGTACAGAGATAAAATCTTTTCCATCAACGTGTCGAGGTTGTGGTGTTTCACGACGATGTCTCTCAAATCCCTTCCTATCTCCACAGCCTTGTTCTCATCCAATTCCATTAATTCGATCAGATTCTTCAGCTTTTCTGCGAGGTCTTTCGGGTCTCCTGGTTTGTATATCAGATACTCGGTCAGCTCCTCCCCAAGATGATCGTTAAATGTGTCGGTACACAATACTGTGATTGTTTCTGTGGCCAAAGACTCCAAGACCGCCTTGCCCGCACCCCCCTTTGACTGCATATTTACAAATACCGAGCTTCCGTTTAGAATTCCCGGAACCTGGTCGTTTGATACTTCGGGGAGAAAATCGACCAAATCCGAGATTTTTAAACCATCCGCCAATTTAAGCAACTTCTCCCTGTATTCCTTGCTTTCGGGCGTGGGAGAAGAGCCGATTACTTCAAGCTTCCAATCCCTTTCCCTAAGCGTGTCCGCGATGAGATGAATAGACCTTATGAGCGTTTCGTTGTCTTTAACGGAGGTCACTCTCCCTATCGTGACGATCCTCTTTCTCCTCTTGATCTTACTATCCCTTGAAAATTTTACAACATCTATACCATGGCCCAAGACCCTCTTTTTTCTGGAATCTATATTCAGGC
It encodes the following:
- a CDS encoding glycosyltransferase family 4 protein translates to MDSKDPVGSFTQRWAEVLAEKVDFLYFICLEAYDVTVRSKNFKHFSLGKEKGYGRVRLLFNYYRLLFKLMGKVDGFFGHMNSLYSILAVPVAYIYGVKVISWVAHMNINNTIRLNSYLSNVMVTASEESLNIDSRKKRVLGHGIDVVKFSRDSKIKRRKRIVTIGRVTSVKDNETLIRSIHLIADTLRERDWKLEVIGSSPTPESKEYREKLLKLADGLKISDLVDFLPEVSNDQVPGILNGSSVFVNMQSKGGAGKAVLESLATETITVLCTDTFNDHLGEELTEYLIYKPGDPKDLAEKLKNLIELMELDENKAVEIGRDLRDIVVKHHNLDTLMEKILSLY